A section of the Gloeobacter violaceus PCC 7421 genome encodes:
- a CDS encoding penicillin acylase family protein translates to MKSVLWRQILLRASLGLLVLAGAAVAGVYYWLAGSLPLTAGRVRLAGIKAPVEIRRDTDAVPHIRARSEADALFGLGYVHAQDRLWQMEYQRRIGHGRLAEVLGEAALETDRFLRTVGTGRAAKSAWQRTRPATRRLIEAYTAGINAFIATHRGRQLPVEFALLGFEPEPWKPEDVVVWSKIMALNLGGNWSDEILRSELAARLGPERAARLLPAYTADGPVILPGKGQNAAAAVPSPVPAALRPGALLALSEKIHTLLGGESLAVGSNNWVVAGSRTASGKPMLASDPHLGHQIPSVWYLAHVEGGNFNAIGATLPGLPGFPIGHNGRIAWGVTNLEADVQDLFIEQLDPDGRHYRANGRQRPLTVIREVIKVKGKPAVPIAVRITRHGPLISDVVKGTAQPLALRWAALDPEDHTIEAYLGVNTASDWRDFTRALANFHAPMQNFVYADRAGNIGYYAAGAVPVRSSGDGTAPVPGGDDRYAWRGYIPFGALPHTYNPPRGFVATANNRAVSGGYPYVLSTNWAPPYRAERIVERLAAARKLTARDMADLQGDVQSTYARRLLPLLLRVEGSDARSRQAIALLRGWDGRLTGDSAAAAVFWAWHQRIPEALFADELGADLAGKYLRLGGMLGKVLPGALAGEGGWCDDAATRPPEDCREILKRALAAGLDDMARRQGSDNPADWRWDRVHRAVFAHAPFDKVETLKPLFSRSIGNDGDSFTVNVAPVNRKEPYNQFVGVSYRQIVDFGALEASRFIHTTGQSGHFLSGDYAAYLERWRRLAYVPMRYERKAVESATRAVLVLEP, encoded by the coding sequence ATGAAATCTGTTCTCTGGCGCCAGATCTTGCTGAGAGCCTCGCTGGGCTTGCTGGTATTGGCCGGCGCAGCGGTAGCCGGTGTCTACTATTGGCTGGCGGGCAGCCTGCCTCTGACCGCGGGCCGCGTGCGCCTGGCCGGGATCAAAGCCCCGGTCGAGATCCGGCGCGACACCGACGCCGTGCCCCATATCCGCGCCCGCAGCGAAGCGGACGCCCTGTTTGGCCTGGGCTACGTCCACGCCCAGGATCGGCTCTGGCAAATGGAATACCAGCGCCGCATCGGCCACGGCCGCCTCGCCGAGGTGCTGGGGGAAGCGGCCCTTGAAACCGACCGGTTTTTGCGCACGGTCGGAACCGGCCGGGCGGCCAAGAGTGCCTGGCAGCGCACCCGACCGGCCACCCGCCGGCTCATCGAAGCCTACACCGCCGGGATCAACGCCTTTATCGCCACCCACCGCGGCCGGCAGTTGCCGGTGGAATTTGCCCTGTTGGGCTTCGAGCCGGAGCCCTGGAAGCCCGAGGATGTCGTGGTCTGGTCGAAGATCATGGCGCTCAATCTGGGGGGCAACTGGAGCGATGAAATTTTAAGAAGCGAACTTGCCGCCCGACTCGGCCCCGAGCGGGCCGCCCGTTTGCTGCCTGCCTACACCGCCGACGGCCCCGTCATTCTGCCCGGCAAAGGGCAAAATGCCGCCGCTGCGGTCCCGTCTCCCGTTCCTGCGGCGTTGCGCCCGGGGGCTTTGCTCGCGCTGTCGGAGAAGATACACACGCTTTTGGGCGGCGAATCGCTCGCGGTCGGCAGCAACAACTGGGTGGTGGCAGGCAGCCGCACCGCCTCCGGCAAACCGATGCTTGCCAGCGACCCGCACCTGGGCCATCAGATCCCCTCGGTCTGGTACCTGGCCCACGTCGAAGGGGGAAATTTCAATGCCATCGGCGCTACCCTCCCGGGCTTGCCCGGCTTTCCGATCGGCCACAACGGCCGCATCGCCTGGGGGGTGACCAACCTCGAAGCGGACGTCCAGGATCTGTTTATCGAACAACTCGACCCTGATGGGCGCCATTACCGGGCCAATGGTCGCCAGCGACCGCTCACGGTAATCCGCGAAGTGATCAAAGTCAAAGGGAAGCCGGCCGTGCCGATCGCGGTGCGCATCACCCGCCACGGCCCGCTGATCAGCGATGTCGTCAAGGGGACGGCGCAACCGCTCGCCCTGCGTTGGGCCGCCCTCGACCCGGAGGACCACACCATCGAAGCCTATCTGGGGGTCAACACCGCCTCGGACTGGCGAGATTTCACCCGCGCCCTGGCCAACTTTCACGCCCCGATGCAGAACTTCGTCTACGCCGACAGAGCGGGCAACATCGGCTACTACGCCGCCGGGGCGGTGCCGGTGCGCTCCTCCGGCGACGGGACCGCCCCGGTCCCCGGTGGGGACGACCGGTATGCCTGGCGGGGCTACATTCCCTTCGGCGCCTTGCCCCACACCTATAATCCGCCCCGGGGTTTCGTCGCCACCGCCAACAACCGGGCGGTCTCCGGCGGCTATCCCTACGTACTCAGCACCAACTGGGCACCTCCTTACCGGGCCGAGCGCATCGTCGAGCGGTTGGCTGCAGCCCGCAAGCTGACGGCCCGGGACATGGCCGATCTGCAGGGGGATGTGCAGTCGACTTACGCGCGCAGGCTGTTGCCGCTGCTGTTGCGCGTCGAGGGCTCCGACGCGCGCTCGCGGCAGGCCATCGCCCTGTTGCGCGGTTGGGACGGCAGACTCACCGGCGACAGCGCCGCCGCCGCCGTATTCTGGGCCTGGCACCAGCGCATTCCCGAGGCGCTGTTTGCCGACGAATTGGGGGCGGATCTGGCCGGCAAGTATCTGCGCCTGGGCGGCATGCTGGGCAAAGTGCTTCCCGGCGCCCTGGCCGGGGAGGGCGGTTGGTGCGACGATGCGGCCACCCGTCCGCCCGAAGATTGCCGGGAGATCTTAAAGCGCGCCCTGGCGGCGGGTCTCGATGATATGGCCCGTCGCCAGGGCAGCGACAATCCGGCCGACTGGCGGTGGGATCGGGTGCACCGGGCCGTCTTCGCCCACGCACCCTTCGACAAAGTCGAGACGCTCAAGCCGCTGTTTAGTCGCAGCATCGGAAACGACGGCGACAGCTTCACGGTCAACGTCGCTCCGGTCAACCGCAAAGAACCGTACAACCAGTTCGTCGGCGTCTCCTACCGGCAGATCGTCGATTTTGGTGCGCTTGAAGCTTCCCGCTTCATCCACACCACCGGCCAGTCGGGGCACTTCTTGAGCGGCGACTACGCGGCCTATCTAGAGCGCTGGCGGCGGCTGGCCTATGTGCCGATGCGCTATGAACGGAAGGCGGTCGAATCGGCGACCCGCGCCGTGCTGGTGCTGGAGCCTTGA
- a CDS encoding c-type cytochrome: protein MKQLVGGLLLSAVGIVFAASSLQAAADLAQGEKVFKANCAMCHAGGRNTVNPAKTLKIEDLKKYKMDTAAAISAQLYNGKGAMPAFGKNGKLKQDQIDSVTAYVLDQANKGWKK from the coding sequence ATGAAACAACTTGTCGGCGGTTTATTGTTGAGCGCTGTGGGTATTGTCTTTGCCGCATCATCGCTGCAAGCCGCAGCCGATCTCGCCCAGGGTGAGAAAGTGTTCAAAGCCAATTGCGCCATGTGCCATGCGGGGGGACGCAACACGGTCAACCCGGCTAAAACCTTGAAGATCGAAGATCTCAAGAAGTACAAGATGGACACGGCCGCTGCCATTTCGGCACAGCTTTACAACGGCAAGGGTGCAATGCCTGCGTTCGGAAAAAATGGAAAGTTAAAGCAGGATCAAATCGATAGTGTCACCGCCTACGTGCTCGATCAGGCGAACAAAGGCTGGAAAAAGTAG
- a CDS encoding pentapeptide repeat-containing protein, protein MQHLPSAPARAAAFLELAPEERRRVLKALGLNRYSSFLVPMSSSEANIVCVSRFLRHPERVKFPDLRGVELSGLDLAEINWIRGDLSGADLRGCGLVRANLLFARLEDANLGGADLRGATLAETVWTGATVSGCRFGAGLGLGEAARRDLTARGGLFGLSDFG, encoded by the coding sequence ATGCAACACCTGCCGAGCGCCCCGGCGCGCGCCGCCGCCTTTCTCGAACTGGCCCCTGAGGAACGCCGCCGGGTGCTTAAAGCATTGGGCCTGAACCGCTACTCAAGCTTTCTGGTGCCGATGAGTTCGAGCGAGGCAAATATCGTCTGTGTCTCACGATTTTTGCGCCACCCTGAGCGGGTAAAATTTCCGGACCTGCGCGGAGTGGAACTTTCGGGGCTGGATTTGGCCGAGATCAACTGGATCCGCGGCGATCTGAGCGGCGCGGACCTGCGCGGCTGTGGGCTGGTGCGGGCGAACTTGCTCTTCGCCCGTCTGGAAGACGCCAATTTGGGCGGCGCGGACCTGCGCGGCGCCACACTCGCCGAAACGGTCTGGACCGGGGCGACGGTGAGCGGCTGCCGCTTTGGGGCGGGGCTCGGTCTGGGGGAAGCCGCGCGCCGGGATCTGACGGCGCGTGGCGGTCTATTTGGCCTTTCGGACTTTGGCTGA
- the ppsA gene encoding phosphoenolpyruvate synthase, which translates to MLQVERHDSQRRLHRDRALVLRLGEVGLADIDKVGGKNASLGELLRQLSAEGIRVPEGFAVTAFAYREFIAHNGLEAKLRALFAGLDTEDIEQLRRVGEQARGLVLASSLPERLQERIREGYGELCGRYGADTDVAVRSSATAEDLPEASFAGQQETYLGVQGEEAVLEACKRCYASLFTDRAISYRQLMGFDHFEVALSVCIQKMVRSDLAGAGVMFSIDPETGFANVVHIAAGWGLGELVVQGAVNPDEYVVFKPTLERGFFPILAKRPGSKERKLVYSETGPITVETSPAERSGFVLEEAEILELARWAVLIERHYSRVRGVNTPMDIEWAKDGRTGELFIVQARPETVQSHKSAQTLVHWRLKGSAPVLATGRAVGEGVGQGRARVIRDPSQLEAFEKGEVLVTDRTDPDWEPIMKKAGAIVTNQGGRTCHAAIIARELGIPAIVGTGEATRRIETGDPVTVACCEGEEGRVYAGEVPYERTEVAIDALPRPHTRILLNVGNPAEAFRLAAIPNDGVGLARLEFIIANHIQVHPLALLHFEQLPEGDEKARLSALTEGYPDRAEYFVEHLARGVATIAAAFYPQPVIVRLSDFKSNEYANLLGGRHFEPLEENPMLGWRGASRYYDERYRAAFALECRALRWVRDQMGFTNVVVMVPFCRTPEEGRRVIAEMASHGLVRGENGLEVYVMCELPSNVVLAGEFAQVFDGFSIGSNDLTQLTLGLDRDSAGVAGLFDERHPAVRKMVAMAIEGAHAARRKIGICGQAPSDYPEFARFLVERGIDSLSLNPDAALKTRLLVARVEEELSRPS; encoded by the coding sequence ATGCTGCAGGTTGAGCGACACGATTCCCAGCGCCGGTTGCATCGCGATCGGGCTCTGGTGTTGCGCTTGGGTGAGGTGGGCCTTGCCGACATCGACAAAGTCGGGGGCAAGAACGCCTCTTTGGGTGAGCTGCTCCGCCAGTTGAGCGCCGAGGGCATTCGTGTGCCGGAAGGATTTGCCGTCACCGCCTTTGCCTATCGCGAATTTATTGCCCACAACGGCCTGGAAGCCAAGTTGCGCGCCCTGTTTGCGGGTCTGGACACGGAGGATATCGAACAGTTGCGCCGTGTGGGCGAGCAGGCGCGCGGGCTGGTGCTCGCCTCGTCTCTGCCGGAGCGTTTGCAGGAGCGCATCCGGGAAGGCTATGGCGAGCTGTGCGGGCGTTACGGGGCGGACACCGACGTGGCGGTGCGCTCCAGCGCCACCGCCGAGGATTTGCCCGAGGCGAGTTTTGCCGGTCAGCAGGAGACCTATCTGGGAGTGCAGGGCGAGGAGGCAGTACTCGAAGCCTGCAAGCGCTGTTACGCATCGCTGTTTACCGACCGGGCCATCTCCTACCGGCAGTTGATGGGATTCGATCACTTCGAAGTGGCCCTTTCGGTGTGCATCCAGAAGATGGTCCGATCGGACCTGGCGGGTGCCGGGGTGATGTTTTCAATTGACCCGGAGACGGGGTTTGCGAACGTTGTGCACATCGCCGCCGGTTGGGGCCTGGGCGAACTGGTGGTGCAGGGTGCTGTCAACCCGGATGAGTACGTCGTCTTCAAGCCGACGCTGGAGCGAGGATTTTTTCCCATCCTCGCCAAGCGCCCCGGCAGCAAGGAGCGCAAGCTCGTCTACAGCGAGACCGGTCCGATCACCGTCGAGACCTCCCCCGCCGAGCGGTCGGGTTTTGTGCTCGAAGAGGCCGAAATTCTCGAACTGGCCCGGTGGGCGGTGCTCATTGAGCGGCACTACAGCCGGGTGCGCGGGGTGAACACCCCGATGGATATCGAATGGGCCAAAGATGGCCGCACGGGGGAGCTGTTCATCGTGCAGGCCCGTCCCGAGACGGTGCAGTCGCACAAAAGCGCCCAGACCCTGGTGCACTGGCGCCTGAAGGGCAGTGCCCCGGTGCTCGCCACGGGCCGCGCGGTCGGGGAGGGCGTCGGCCAGGGCCGCGCCCGGGTGATCCGCGATCCGAGTCAGCTCGAAGCTTTCGAAAAAGGCGAAGTGCTGGTCACCGACCGCACCGACCCGGACTGGGAACCGATCATGAAAAAGGCGGGCGCCATCGTCACCAACCAGGGCGGACGCACCTGCCACGCCGCGATCATCGCCCGCGAACTGGGCATCCCGGCCATCGTCGGCACCGGGGAGGCCACCCGCCGCATCGAGACCGGCGACCCGGTCACCGTCGCCTGCTGCGAGGGCGAGGAGGGTCGGGTCTACGCCGGGGAAGTACCCTACGAGCGCACGGAGGTCGCCATCGACGCCCTGCCCCGGCCGCACACCCGGATACTGCTCAACGTCGGCAACCCGGCGGAAGCCTTTCGCCTCGCCGCCATTCCCAACGACGGCGTCGGTCTGGCACGGCTGGAATTTATCATCGCCAACCACATCCAGGTGCATCCGTTGGCGCTGTTGCACTTCGAGCAACTCCCCGAGGGCGACGAAAAAGCGCGCCTGAGCGCCCTCACCGAGGGCTATCCCGACCGGGCCGAGTACTTCGTCGAACACCTGGCGCGGGGGGTGGCGACCATCGCCGCCGCCTTTTATCCCCAGCCGGTGATCGTGCGTCTGTCGGATTTTAAGTCCAACGAGTACGCGAACTTGTTGGGCGGGCGGCACTTCGAGCCGCTCGAAGAAAACCCGATGCTGGGCTGGCGGGGCGCCTCGCGCTACTACGACGAGCGCTACCGCGCCGCCTTTGCCCTCGAATGCCGCGCCCTGAGATGGGTGCGCGACCAGATGGGGTTTACCAACGTCGTGGTGATGGTGCCTTTTTGCCGTACCCCCGAAGAAGGCCGCCGGGTGATTGCCGAGATGGCGAGCCACGGCCTGGTGCGCGGTGAAAACGGCCTGGAAGTCTACGTGATGTGCGAATTGCCGAGCAACGTCGTCCTTGCGGGCGAATTTGCCCAGGTCTTCGACGGATTTTCGATCGGCTCGAACGACCTCACGCAACTCACCCTTGGTCTCGACCGCGACTCGGCCGGGGTGGCGGGCCTGTTCGACGAGCGCCACCCGGCGGTCAGGAAGATGGTGGCGATGGCCATCGAGGGCGCCCATGCCGCCAGGCGCAAAATCGGCATCTGCGGCCAGGCTCCGAGCGACTACCCCGAATTTGCCCGTTTCTTAGTGGAACGGGGCATCGACTCGCTGAGCCTCAATCCCGACGCCGCCCTCAAGACGCGGCTTCTGGTGGCCCGTGTCGAGGAGGAACTCTCCCGGCCGTCCTGA
- a CDS encoding TonB-dependent siderophore receptor — MQPRLLTGSLALALAVAIRLDWPAYPQPAAEPGAAQLGPVLRPTAPSADPTAPTDLEPVFVTGERSYRIEDAGTATKLDLPLRDIPQSIQVIPRQVIEDRQVLRINELADNVAGVQQFTGFGGVSTPSFQVRGFNLFGEHLRNGFRDFGLISPREMANVERVEFLKGPAAVLYGSSGGFGAGTGLINVVTKKPLAAARTGAELVFGNYSLYRGTLDLGGPLTANASLSYRLNAAYENDAGFKDFGQSESVFVAPALAWKIDERTDLSLEYEYQRFNNRFQQAFPLEVEFLDLPPNRFLGEPAFDQGKTDSNALTAVLEHRFAEGWKFRQGFNMTLVKYDNRQTFPFFLLPDRRTLPRLPLLDNEGNENYSLQNEIFGKFSTGSIQHNVLFGVELSRYRYRSDVFAAPTFDAIDIYNPVYGDLPTEFVPFSLSETGSDNIGVYLQDFVEFTPNLKLLAGVRYDYVDSLIRDRLSGLLENQQFLNNLSPRAGLVWQPGDTTSLYFSYSTAFVPQFNTRTRGNTQLQPTTGRQFEFGVKQDLIPGQLSANLAFFDITRQNVVRADLENPLFGVQTGEQKSRGIELDITGRILPGWNVIATCALTDAYVSRDDIVPVGDRLFNTPVNRATLWTTYFFARESSLAGLGLGLGLYYASEKEASLPNSFTIPAVLRADAAIYYAFSNYRLVVNFKNLTSARDYTTEGLGLYPNPPLTVLGTLSLQF; from the coding sequence ATGCAACCGAGATTGCTCACCGGAAGTCTGGCGCTGGCGCTGGCCGTCGCCATCCGACTCGATTGGCCCGCTTACCCTCAGCCCGCTGCCGAGCCGGGTGCAGCCCAACTCGGACCGGTGCTGAGACCCACCGCTCCGTCGGCCGACCCGACCGCGCCTACCGATCTTGAGCCGGTGTTTGTAACAGGCGAGCGCAGCTACCGGATCGAAGATGCCGGCACGGCCACCAAGCTCGATCTGCCCCTGCGGGACATTCCCCAGTCGATCCAGGTTATCCCCCGCCAGGTGATCGAAGATCGGCAGGTGCTGCGCATCAACGAACTGGCGGACAACGTCGCAGGTGTGCAGCAGTTCACCGGTTTTGGGGGCGTTTCGACGCCCAGCTTTCAAGTGCGGGGTTTCAACTTGTTCGGGGAGCACCTGCGCAACGGCTTTCGCGACTTTGGCCTGATTAGTCCACGGGAGATGGCGAATGTCGAGCGCGTCGAATTTCTCAAAGGACCGGCAGCGGTGCTCTACGGCTCTAGCGGCGGCTTCGGCGCCGGTACGGGTCTGATCAACGTCGTCACCAAAAAGCCCCTGGCCGCTGCGCGCACCGGGGCGGAACTGGTCTTCGGCAACTACAGCCTTTACCGGGGAACGCTTGATCTCGGCGGACCGCTCACGGCCAACGCTTCGCTGTCGTACCGCCTCAACGCCGCCTACGAGAACGACGCCGGGTTCAAAGATTTTGGCCAAAGCGAGAGCGTCTTTGTCGCCCCGGCGCTCGCCTGGAAGATTGACGAGCGCACGGATTTGAGCCTGGAATACGAGTACCAGCGCTTCAACAACCGATTCCAACAGGCTTTCCCGCTCGAAGTCGAGTTTTTGGATTTGCCCCCCAACCGATTTTTGGGCGAGCCCGCCTTTGATCAGGGCAAGACCGATTCCAACGCGCTCACCGCCGTGCTCGAACACCGCTTCGCCGAGGGGTGGAAGTTTCGGCAGGGCTTTAATATGACCCTGGTCAAATACGACAACCGCCAAACCTTTCCGTTTTTTCTGCTGCCGGATAGGCGCACGCTCCCCCGTCTACCGCTGCTGGATAACGAAGGAAACGAAAATTACTCCTTGCAAAACGAGATTTTTGGCAAGTTCTCCACCGGCTCGATCCAGCACAATGTGCTGTTCGGTGTCGAGTTGTCCCGCTACCGCTACCGCTCCGACGTGTTTGCCGCTCCGACGTTCGACGCCATCGACATCTACAACCCGGTCTACGGCGATTTGCCGACGGAATTTGTTCCGTTTTCCCTCTCCGAGACCGGCTCCGACAATATCGGCGTCTACTTGCAAGATTTTGTCGAGTTCACCCCAAATCTGAAGTTGCTCGCGGGCGTGCGCTACGACTATGTCGATTCGCTCATCCGTGACCGACTGAGCGGTTTGCTCGAAAATCAGCAATTTTTGAACAACCTCTCGCCGCGGGCCGGGCTCGTTTGGCAGCCAGGGGATACAACCTCGCTGTACTTCAGCTATTCAACCGCTTTTGTTCCGCAATTCAACACCCGTACTCGCGGGAACACCCAGTTGCAGCCCACCACCGGCCGCCAGTTCGAATTCGGCGTCAAGCAAGATCTCATTCCCGGCCAACTCTCGGCCAACCTGGCGTTCTTCGACATCACCCGCCAGAATGTGGTGCGCGCCGACCTGGAAAATCCCCTGTTCGGTGTGCAGACCGGTGAGCAAAAAAGCCGCGGTATCGAACTGGACATCACCGGTCGGATCTTGCCCGGCTGGAATGTGATTGCCACCTGCGCCCTGACCGACGCCTACGTCAGCCGCGACGATATCGTCCCGGTAGGCGACCGGCTATTCAACACGCCGGTCAACCGGGCGACATTGTGGACGACGTACTTCTTCGCGCGCGAATCGAGCCTGGCGGGTCTGGGTTTGGGTTTAGGGCTCTACT
- a CDS encoding universal stress protein has product MQKILAAFDSSETGFAVFREALDLARATGARLLLMHVLSNDEEGSPSLPITFASQLYPSLDDEPLKQYLEHWKAFERRGLELLNERQVQAEAQGVTVETHQASGNPGRKICDLARAQQVDLIVLGRRGRSTLSEVLLGSVSHYVLHHAPCSVYVVHRKARARAAAAETLQNATN; this is encoded by the coding sequence ATGCAAAAAATCCTGGCTGCCTTCGATTCGAGCGAGACGGGTTTCGCCGTCTTTCGCGAGGCGCTCGATTTGGCCCGCGCCACCGGCGCCCGCCTCTTGCTGATGCACGTGCTCTCAAACGACGAAGAAGGCAGCCCCTCGCTGCCCATCACCTTCGCTTCCCAACTGTATCCGTCGCTGGACGATGAACCGCTCAAGCAGTATCTGGAGCACTGGAAAGCCTTCGAGCGGCGCGGTCTGGAGCTGCTCAACGAACGGCAGGTGCAGGCGGAAGCCCAGGGGGTGACCGTCGAAACCCACCAGGCCTCCGGCAATCCGGGCCGCAAGATCTGCGATCTCGCCCGCGCCCAGCAGGTGGATCTCATCGTCCTCGGCCGCCGGGGCCGCTCCACCCTCAGCGAAGTGCTGCTCGGTTCGGTCAGCCACTACGTACTCCACCACGCCCCCTGCTCGGTCTATGTCGTCCACCGCAAAGCCCGCGCCCGCGCCGCCGCCGCCGAAACGCTCCAGAACGCAACGAATTAA
- a CDS encoding DMT family transporter has protein sequence MHRSTGRWQLGLALALLTMFLWGILPIALSIALQAIDVYTLTWARFTAAGGLLLGFLAVRRRLPPLGKLTAASWGLLAAAAVFLGGNYWLYLEGLSLTTAANAQVLIQLAPVLLSLGALVIFKERYSPLQWTGMGVLVAGFALFFREQLQGLLSGPGAYLTGSAFILAGAGSWAIYALAQKQLLRVLPSAGIMLMLYGGCALLFTPFSEPAVLLGLDTLHTAALVFCALNTLVAYGAFAEALEHWEASRVSAVLALTPLVTLAADWGFAQLWPGLIKPDVLTSFGVFGAVLVVTGSLAMALGSTRNR, from the coding sequence ATGCACCGCAGCACCGGGCGCTGGCAGTTGGGATTGGCCCTGGCCCTGCTTACGATGTTCCTCTGGGGGATACTGCCGATTGCTTTGAGTATCGCCCTGCAGGCGATCGATGTGTACACGCTTACCTGGGCGCGCTTTACGGCGGCGGGCGGATTGCTGTTGGGGTTTCTGGCCGTGCGCCGCCGGTTGCCGCCTTTGGGGAAGCTCACCGCCGCCAGTTGGGGGCTTCTGGCGGCGGCGGCCGTATTTTTGGGGGGCAACTACTGGCTGTACCTTGAAGGGCTGTCTCTGACGACCGCGGCCAATGCCCAGGTGCTCATCCAGCTCGCCCCGGTGCTGTTGAGCCTGGGGGCGCTCGTCATCTTCAAAGAGCGCTACTCGCCGTTGCAGTGGACAGGTATGGGGGTGCTGGTGGCGGGCTTCGCGCTCTTTTTTCGCGAGCAGTTGCAGGGGTTGCTCAGCGGCCCGGGTGCCTACCTGACGGGCAGCGCCTTTATCCTGGCGGGAGCCGGCAGTTGGGCGATTTATGCCCTGGCCCAGAAGCAGCTGTTGCGGGTGCTGCCTTCGGCGGGGATCATGCTGATGCTCTACGGCGGCTGCGCGCTGCTGTTTACACCCTTTTCCGAGCCCGCTGTCCTGTTGGGTCTGGACACCCTGCACACCGCCGCGCTGGTATTTTGTGCCCTCAATACTCTGGTGGCCTACGGCGCGTTTGCCGAGGCGCTCGAGCACTGGGAAGCGTCGCGGGTGAGCGCGGTCCTGGCGCTCACCCCCCTGGTCACCCTGGCAGCCGATTGGGGCTTCGCCCAACTGTGGCCGGGGCTCATCAAGCCGGACGTACTGACGAGCTTCGGAGTGTTCGGGGCGGTGCTGGTGGTGACGGGCTCGCTCGCCATGGCCCTCGGTTCTACCCGCAACCGCTGA
- a CDS encoding DJ-1/PfpI family protein, producing the protein MSLLSDQPPALPARDHLLTRRALLGAVALSALGTTAGEAAAPAMPNPGKQPTRIAMLVYPGFTLLDLVGPHTVFTGMMHTDIQLVWKSKSPVESDTGITIQSTATFDECPDDLDILFAPGGSLPTVELMDDAHVTDFLARKGERARWVTSVCTGSLLLGAAGLLKGYRATSHWVVRDVLAEMGARPVEARVVEDRNRITAGGVTAGIDFGLRLAAKLRGEEYAKALQLAYEYDPEPPFAAGSPRKAGEQVTRFVRDFYASYTTQARAAAQRAQIRLARETVK; encoded by the coding sequence ATGAGCCTACTGTCTGATCAGCCTCCAGCCCTGCCTGCGCGGGACCACCTGCTGACGCGTCGAGCCCTGCTCGGGGCGGTTGCCCTGAGCGCCCTTGGCACCACCGCGGGCGAGGCGGCGGCCCCCGCGATGCCCAATCCGGGCAAGCAGCCGACGCGGATTGCCATGCTCGTCTATCCGGGCTTCACGTTGCTCGACCTGGTCGGTCCCCATACGGTCTTCACCGGGATGATGCACACCGACATCCAGCTGGTCTGGAAGTCGAAGTCCCCCGTCGAGAGCGACACCGGCATCACGATCCAGTCGACCGCCACCTTCGATGAATGCCCGGACGACCTTGATATTCTCTTTGCCCCCGGTGGATCGCTGCCGACGGTGGAACTCATGGACGACGCGCACGTCACCGACTTTTTGGCGCGCAAGGGCGAACGCGCCCGCTGGGTGACCAGCGTGTGTACCGGATCGCTGTTGTTGGGGGCCGCCGGTTTGCTCAAGGGCTACCGGGCGACTTCCCACTGGGTGGTGCGCGATGTGCTTGCGGAAATGGGCGCGCGACCGGTGGAAGCGCGGGTGGTCGAAGACCGTAACCGGATCACCGCCGGTGGGGTCACGGCCGGCATCGATTTTGGCCTGCGCCTCGCTGCGAAGCTGCGCGGGGAAGAATACGCGAAGGCGCTCCAGTTAGCCTACGAGTACGACCCCGAACCGCCCTTTGCTGCCGGGTCACCGCGCAAAGCGGGCGAGCAGGTGACCCGATTCGTCCGCGACTTTTACGCCTCCTACACGACCCAGGCCAGAGCCGCCGCGCAGCGGGCGCAAATTCGCCTGGCCAGAGAAACGGTCAAATAG
- a CDS encoding superoxide dismutase family protein, with product MSKHLFALGAVGWLLAAPALAGEQPAAVSAIKDLNGQVVGTATFRQQPEGVLVNIQVQGLQPGKHAMHIHAVGKCEPPAFKSAGPHLGDAKMAPTSGTPHSHGAKGATALSMNHAHSAGSMASSIPHNHGAMHAAMAGDLPDLVVGSDGSGKAEILNAEVRLTPGRNFLLQSEGTALLIHDVADPNQRIACGVISKAPNSSPEAKVNP from the coding sequence ATGAGTAAGCATCTATTCGCCCTGGGAGCAGTTGGCTGGTTGCTGGCCGCACCGGCCCTGGCCGGCGAGCAACCGGCGGCTGTCTCTGCAATCAAAGATCTCAATGGGCAGGTGGTGGGCACAGCCACCTTCCGCCAGCAACCGGAAGGCGTTCTGGTCAATATCCAGGTGCAGGGACTACAGCCGGGCAAGCACGCCATGCACATCCACGCCGTCGGCAAGTGCGAACCGCCCGCCTTCAAGTCCGCCGGTCCCCACCTGGGCGATGCGAAGATGGCGCCGACCTCCGGCACGCCCCACAGCCATGGTGCGAAAGGTGCCACTGCATTGAGTATGAATCACGCTCACAGTGCCGGGTCGATGGCGTCGAGCATTCCCCATAACCATGGAGCCATGCACGCCGCGATGGCCGGGGATCTGCCGGATCTGGTCGTCGGCAGCGACGGCAGCGGCAAAGCCGAAATTCTGAATGCCGAGGTGCGCCTCACCCCCGGCCGCAACTTTTTGTTGCAAAGCGAAGGAACGGCGCTGCTGATTCACGATGTCGCCGACCCCAATCAGCGCATCGCCTGCGGAGTGATCTCGAAGGCGCCGAATTCCTCCCCCGAAGCCAAGGTAAACCCGTGA